In the Pontibacillus sp. HMF3514 genome, CTCCTTGTTGTCTGTACCTTTATGTTTCACTTTTCTATTTGGCATTAGGGGAGCATCTTATATGGAATTTTTTCCTCTAAGATGGCTGTGGAAGTGTTATTCCACATGGTCAAGCTTTTAAACAAGTTAACATGAATTCAGGACTTTAGATGTACAACCTCCCCCTTATTCTAGGAAGCCGTTTATAGTACGTGCCAATAGAAGAGCTTTTCTCTAGAATTTGCTTATGTAGAGGAATTATTCATGGTTTTGGGAAAGTTTTAAAACAAAAAAGGTAGTGGGATAATTAAGTGAGGCTATAATCTTGAAAAAGGCTAACTAAATTTCATTAGATCTAGGAGTGGTGCATACTGTCCTGCGTTGGTTTCTGGTCGGGCGCGGGATTCTCCTCCTTGAGCGTGCGATTCTCTTTCTCGGGCGTGCGATTCTCCTCCTTGAGCGTGCGATTCTCTTCTTCAGGCGTGAGATTCTCCTCTTCGAGCGTGGGATTCTCCTCCTTGAGCGTGCGATTCTCTCTCAAGAGCGTGGGATTCTCTCTCAAGAGCGTGGGATTCTCCTTTTCATATCAACTAGACAATCTCTTATAACAAAACAAAAAAAGCCTGTCCATCCACGACAGGCTTTCCAAATCAATTTATTCTTCTTCTTTTTCCCCTAGAGCGAACATGATTTCCGCTTCGCATACAAGTTCGCCATCTACTGTGGCTTTGGCTTTTCCTTTTCCGATGCTTGCTTTTGCTCGGATGATCTCCACTTCTAAAGTAAGAGTGTCACCTGGTACGACTTGGCGTTTGAAACGGCATTTGTCGATGCCTGTGAAGAACGCTAAGCGACCTCGGTTTTCTTCTTTCTTTAGCATGGCTACTGCTCCTACTTGAGCTAGTGCTTCTACTACAAGAACGCCTGGCATAACGGCGTAGCTTGGGAAGTGGCCTTGGAAAAATGGTTCGTTGATTGTTACGTTTTTCTTACCTACTGCGCGTTGGCCTTCTTCTAATTCAGTTACTTGATCCACTAAAAGAAACGGATATCGGTGTGGGATAATCTCTTGAATGTCTTGGATATCTAGCATGATGATCCTCCTATTCGGTTTTGGTTACGATATCAATGATATGTTGCCACGTGTCAATTTTCAAGGCGTCAGTTGGATTTCCGTCTCCAATAATACCATAACCAATCATTAAACCAGCCAATAAAGCAACAGCACAGATTACAAGAACAATTATGATGCGTAGCCAAATTGGTAAGATACGACGGCGATACTTCTTTGGATTCTCGTCGTTTTGCTTTTCTTTTTGTTGCTTGGCTTCTTCTTTTTGTTTTTTCTTTTGTTCTTTTTCTTGCTGGCGCTCTTTCTTTTGGTTTTCTTTATTTAGTTCGCGTCGTTCACTACGACTGATTGGCTCTTTATTATCAGGCATTGTACAGACTCCTTATCGTTCATTTCATCTATGTGGATTAACGTAATTGATTGATTAGGCCCATCATTTGGTCACCCATGGCGATCGAGCGACTGTTAAATTGATAAGCACGTTGTGTCGAAAGCATGTCTGTTACTTGTTTTCCCATATCCACATTGGACGATTCTAATGCACCTTGTTGCAAGCGTACATCATTGACTCCAACCGCTTCAATGATTTCTTGCTGATTGTATCCTAATTCCTCTAAATCCGGTAAACGGAAAAGGTTTTGACCTGCTGCTTCTAGTAATCGAGGACGTGAAGCGTTGACTATATTTAGTCTTGCCTCAACTGCCGTTTCTCCATTACGTTCTACAGCAATTTCTCCATTTTCTCGGATTGTAAAGGACTGAAAATTATTTTGTAAGGTTATCGGTCCATCTTCACCTAGGACTGGGTTACCATTTGATGTAACAAGCATCACTTCATTTTCGTTTATGGGTTGAAACGAGAAAGAGCCATCTCTAGTGTACATGGTAGTTGCTTGTCCATTTTCAGTGCGCTGAACCTGGAACATGTGATTTTCATTCATCATCGCAACATCAAGAGGGCGACCCGTTTGCTTGATAGATCCTTGTTTCATATCAAGATCGGTACTGGCTAAATAAGCACCAGATCCAATTCGGATACCATCTGGTGTGGTGCGATTAGCATTTTCTCCCTCTTCATCCAGGTTATCCATTTGTTGAATCAGGAGGGATGAAAAATCTGCTTGGCGGCTTTTATAGCCGGGTGTATTCATATTGGATAAATTGTTTCCGATTAAGTCCAGTTTATTTTGCAGCTGGCCCATCGTTACGGCCGCTTGCATAGAAGAACGTAACATTTAGGAACCCTCCCTATCGTACTCGACCAATTTCGTTTACAGCCTTGTCCATGCTTTGGTCATAGGCTTTTAATACTTTTTGATTCGTCTCAAATAAACGATACGAACTCATCATTTCAGTCATCGTGCGAGCAGGATCCACATTTGATCCCTCGAGGGCATTTTGTTTTACTCCGAATGTTACGCCTTCAGCTGTTCGAGCGTTAACAGGGGCTTGTCCTTCCCCTTCATCATTATATCGGAATAAATCATTTCCCTCTTTGACAAGCTGATAAACATCATTTGTATAAGAAATTCCAAGTTGTGTTCCGCCATACTCAGTTTGAAGAACGCCTTCAGGTGATACAGTAAATTCTTGTCCTCCCGTTTGAACGGGGTTGCCTTGTTGATCTAAGACATAAGCGCCGCTTTGTGAAACAAGAAAACCTTGTCCATCTACTGTGAAGTTTCCACTACGTGTGTAGCGAGGGTCTCCATCCTGACCTCTTACTGTGAAGAACACAGACCCATTTTCATCTGGGAAATTCCCGTTCATTAAGGCCATGTCCGTCGAAACACCTGTATTTCGAATATCACCTTGTGTGAAGTCGGGAGTTGTCTCTTGTAAGTACGTACCGGTACTCAAAGGGCCTACTTCGCTTCGCACAGGTAGATTGATATTTTTTGATGTTGGTAGTGATTTGCTTCCCATACGTTCGATCAGCATCTCTGGAAAAGAACGTACAGAACCCTGATCTGCTTTGTAACCAGGTGTGGTAACGTTCGATAGGTTATTGGATAGGGTTTCTTGACGCCTTTGCTGTGTGAGCATTCCTGATGCTGCTGTATAAAATCCTCTTAGCAACGTACTTCCCCCCTGTTATTAGACAATGCTATCTTTTGGTAGCTTATCAATGTTTTCGAGCATAATGCCTGTCCCTTTTGCAACACAGTTCATTGGTTCTTCTGCAACTAATACAGGAACCTTAAGCTCTTCTGATAACAGTTGATCCAGACCATGTAGCATTGCACCGCCGCCTGTTAAGATAACACCACGGTCGATGATGTCAGCTGATAATTCAGGTGGTGTACGTTCAAGCACCTGCTTAGAGTTTTGAACAATTAAAGAAACGGATTCTTGTAGAGCTTTTTCTATTTCTTCAGAGTAAACTGTGATCGTACGAGGTAAGCCAGATACCATGTCACGACCTCGAATATCAATTTGCTCATGGCGTGAACCTTTAAATACAGTCGCTACGTTTACCTTAATATCTTCAGCCGTACGCTCTCCGATCAGAAGTTTGTACTCTTTCTTGATGTACTGAAGAATTTCATTATCAAATTTATCTCCGGCCATCTTAATCGATGAGGCGGTGACAATATCGCCCATGGAAAGAACCGCAATATCCGTGGTACCACCGCCGATATCAATTACCATGTTACCGCTTGGTTGGAAAATATCCATACCTGCT is a window encoding:
- a CDS encoding DNA-directed RNA polymerase subunit beta; this encodes MPDNKEPISRSERRELNKENQKKERQQEKEQKKKQKEEAKQQKEKQNDENPKKYRRRILPIWLRIIIVLVICAVALLAGLMIGYGIIGDGNPTDALKIDTWQHIIDIVTKTE
- the fabZ gene encoding 3-hydroxyacyl-ACP dehydratase FabZ, producing the protein MLDIQDIQEIIPHRYPFLLVDQVTELEEGQRAVGKKNVTINEPFFQGHFPSYAVMPGVLVVEALAQVGAVAMLKKEENRGRLAFFTGIDKCRFKRQVVPGDTLTLEVEIIRAKASIGKGKAKATVDGELVCEAEIMFALGEKEEE
- a CDS encoding flagellar hook-basal body protein, with protein sequence MLRSSMQAAVTMGQLQNKLDLIGNNLSNMNTPGYKSRQADFSSLLIQQMDNLDEEGENANRTTPDGIRIGSGAYLASTDLDMKQGSIKQTGRPLDVAMMNENHMFQVQRTENGQATTMYTRDGSFSFQPINENEVMLVTSNGNPVLGEDGPITLQNNFQSFTIRENGEIAVERNGETAVEARLNIVNASRPRLLEAAGQNLFRLPDLEELGYNQQEIIEAVGVNDVRLQQGALESSNVDMGKQVTDMLSTQRAYQFNSRSIAMGDQMMGLINQLR
- a CDS encoding flagellar hook-basal body protein: MLRGFYTAASGMLTQQRRQETLSNNLSNVTTPGYKADQGSVRSFPEMLIERMGSKSLPTSKNINLPVRSEVGPLSTGTYLQETTPDFTQGDIRNTGVSTDMALMNGNFPDENGSVFFTVRGQDGDPRYTRSGNFTVDGQGFLVSQSGAYVLDQQGNPVQTGGQEFTVSPEGVLQTEYGGTQLGISYTNDVYQLVKEGNDLFRYNDEGEGQAPVNARTAEGVTFGVKQNALEGSNVDPARTMTEMMSSYRLFETNQKVLKAYDQSMDKAVNEIGRVR
- a CDS encoding rod shape-determining protein yields the protein MFARDIGIDLGTANVLIHVKGKGIVLNEPSVVAMDRNSGKVLEVGDEARRMVGRTPGNIEAIRPLKDGVIADFDVTEAMLKHFINKINVRGFLSKPRMLICCPTNITKVEQKAIKEAAEKSGGKKVYLEEEPKVAAIGAGMDIFQPSGNMVIDIGGGTTDIAVLSMGDIVTASSIKMAGDKFDNEILQYIKKEYKLLIGERTAEDIKVNVATVFKGSRHEQIDIRGRDMVSGLPRTITVYSEEIEKALQESVSLIVQNSKQVLERTPPELSADIIDRGVILTGGGAMLHGLDQLLSEELKVPVLVAEEPMNCVAKGTGIMLENIDKLPKDSIV